The Pelodiscus sinensis isolate JC-2024 chromosome 24, ASM4963464v1, whole genome shotgun sequence genomic interval cccagccctaccttcaccaaccacccataaagcccagccctggcctctctccTGGGGGAGCCGGGAAAATCAACCTCAGCCTTGCCTTGGCCGACCAGatcacaggggagggaggctggggcagtgtgaAACTCCTGCCTTCCCTTGGCCGGCCAGAGCACGCTTCCTTGGGGAACCATGGGAGGATGCGTTTGCACCcttctcacccccctcccccgtgtaCGCGCCTGATACATCAAACATCCATCTTTGGGTTCCTTTGTCTTTCTCATGGTTTTTCCCCATAaacgcagaagtgggggcccgcaaaagtacccaaaaccttatctttccaggctttcgAATAAAGCTTCTGAAGACCAGATGGAGGGTGCCATATGGCACTTATCTACctcccctggcatcttcctggccagaagaGGTCAGTGCAGGTCCCGTGGTCCAAcaacctatccctgtgtcccatgctggCAGCCCTTTGGCCCTGGCTGCTTTGCAGGTttcagtcacattcctgaggaGGTGAGTATTGGCCCCTAGAgcttcattgtctccttgctaattagcacagccattggctgagcattccttgcccattgctctgcctcagacagagaatctgcCTTCCAGCATCAACAGAGAGTACATAATAATAACCCCACATTCAGACATtacacaagtacatgaatagcatgtacagaatcagtagaacataagctttcatgtgacaccctAAGTTTCCCTTTTCCACAGAGCACACCAGTCCTGGTATGCtccttctcaggtgagaagctccaaATTCAATTACAGGTATCAACAGTGCAATGTCAGTATCACCAGTTTTTTTAACATACAGTGTGTCCTGGGTACATTTCTTAACAGTTTCCAGGGCCCTTGCAGAAAATCACGCACATTGCACATTGTGACACTTCTTAGGGGTCTCCCCTTGCTCAGCTTCAGCTGTCCCCAGAGCTGAATGTGGGCCCACAGCTCTCTCCTCAGCCATTCCAGGCTGACGGGCACCTCCTGcagacagagagctgggaagaaacccttccccctcaggcctgctgcccctcccagcagccacactGCCAGGGTCCACACACTGAGCTCCCTCAAATAAGTCGCTTTCAGCTTGTGCAAGTTTGGTTTTACAAACCTCACCAGCAGGGCCGGGCCAAGACATTTTGGTGTCCCGGACCCGGACATACGGTGACACCcgcgggcgcacggcacatgcaagGCCCCATTgccgcggggggaagggtgctgctggcgtGCATCTAGGGGCGGGCCGCAccgggccgtgcagggcctcacggccatggggggaagggcgctgctggcatGCAGCTAGGGGCAGGCCGCTCTAGGCCGTGCAGAGCCCcatggccgtggggggaagggtgctgctggcatGCAGCTAGGGGTGGGCcacgcctggccgtgcagggccccacggccggggaggggagggcgctgctggctggtgccGCGGGGATGGGAGTGGCTGATGCTGCGGGAACCGGGCGCAatgcgcctgatggcagctataagggatgccgtGTGCCCCTTGCAGCTGCCATCAGACTCTCCCATCGGTTGGCGGCACCAGGCACCTGCCCAGCTTGCCCGCCCCTTAGTCCGGTCCTGCTTACCAGCCAACAACTCATCCCTTTCCAGAACTTGATCTTTCCCCTCagctaaaacttcactctggccagccactccagacttcctgcttactgggctcttcctgccctgtgtCTGATTCcagcctcgcctctgaggcttcaGGCAGACAAGCAGAAATCGTACGTACAGCCACACAGCTCTCTCCCTCAAGCAAACCCGGCTCCCAATAGGACTGACTAGCCACAGACAACGTCTCAGGATCACACTCACCCCTTTCACagacctccctgttagctacaggcaGCACAGAAGATTCACACTCATGcatgttctggggctgggttaAGGTATCAGCCCGATCACACATAGTAGCCACGCTATAATCACACCCCATATCCACACCGCTATCCACTGAACTCCTGGAGGATTCAGTCTCTGTCGGTCTTCCTCTCTCTGGGGCTGGAGTTTCCTGGGATATTGAACAGTGACTGGAACATTCACGGGAGTAGGGTGGTTGGTTGGAACGTCCGGCTTCTTAGCTTTCACCATTTCAAGTGTGGCCTTCACTTTAGTAAGCCTCGCCTGTGCTTCCGCTTCTGCTTGCCTTCGCTTGGCCTCTCGTCGCTCACGCTTCTGCTCTGCTTCCACTTCTATTGCTGCTAGTCTTGCTTGTTTTCCTGCTTCTATTTGTGCTAGCCTCGccagatgttcttgttgggcgctTTTCTCCTCGGCCTCTATCTGTCGGAGAAACTCCATCGCCTTCTCAGTTAGAGGTCTGCCACACAGGCAGATTCCCGCATAGAAGGCAttggtgaggggagaggagggctgcTATACCTTgctcctaccctctccttgggGGTATGAATCTGTCCTAGAGCTGGACATCATGCCTTAACTAGCCCAGCTATCCAGTTATCCCAAAAGCTACAATAAAATAAACCTTTTAGGTAGGATGGTCTGTGTCTGTCTTAAGGTTAACcttctgtctgcctctccccaaggcagcacagaaaacaaaagaaaagaaaaaagagcaagagaaaagaaactgcaaagcttgcaacttAAAActtgtgtccttttaaaaatcccGGTTTCTCAAAATAATTCCACTGCTATGCCACTGTGTCTAGGCTTTTTCcacactctggcatgataaatgcagaagtgggggcccgcaaaagtaccccaaaaccttatctttctaggctttggtataaagcttccccccaaaatcttaaagccctcgattttggggataaaaaatccattgccaccacccaagtaataataAAGAAACCTGGGGAAATCTCAGCCCCCAAAAGTAAAAAaacaggacacaaaaattaaccaagaTCAGgttcataaaaagaaaagagaaagaacttttattagcaccacaatattcctgtggcaagtgttgcataaaaaagcctcatcctgagcttacttgatttatacaCATGGATTTACTGaaactacaccaaactgtaaagTATatccatctacactggcagctttttgcacaagaactcttttgcgcaagagttcttgtgcaaaacctcttccagaagagagcatctacactggtatgtacttttgcgcaagagcatccttgccagtgtagacgctctcttgcgcaagaaagctccgatggccatttaacCATccggctttcttacacaagatattcacgttgcctgtctacactggcctcttgcgcaagaacagttgtgcaagaggacttatttctgagcgggagcatcacagttcttgcgcaaggagcactAATTTCACACATTAAAATGTCActgttcctgcgcaagaactccccgccagtgtagacagtcagcaaatttttgtgcaaaagcaactggttttgcgcaaaatcttgccaatgtagacatagctcaggAGTCCAGTTGCAAGCTGCTGAGCTGACGTCACTGTGGGCTAATGGTGCACTAGCACTGAGGCGCCTCTACTAGGAGCTgaacttgctgaagagctgacgtcactgtgtgctgtggggagcctggagcTATGCTGCTGAAGAGCTGACATCTGCTATGAGCTAAAACCACTgttgctgtgtggagcctgacaCTGtactgctgagctactagcagagcggCTGGTGAGGTTAGAGcaccaggaagggaggaggaaagacaCATTCTGGAGCAGGGCGGGAAATGCAGGGAGGCAGGTTTGGCCACTGCCGTTTCGAGGGCTTCCTGCCAGGTTCCCAACAGAGATGGGAGCAAAATCtggttccctcccccactctccggAACCAACCGATGGCAGCCAGGtgactgggggtggagggaggcaccCAGTGGATAAAACATTGATCATCTGCTTAGATCCACTGATGACAGTGACTCACTGGGACGGCCTTTTCCCAGGCATATAAATGGACCCATACCGGAGGCTTCTCAGCTTTTTCCAAGTCACAACCGCTGGGGACTCGCTGGTCCTGAGGGCCCTGCCAGGAGCTACAGGTAAAGCggggcccctccagccctcatCATCAGCAtgtctggcaggggcgggggcgtgCCAGACGGGTGCACAGGAGGTTGCTGTGGCTTGGAGAGTGGTGCAGGGAGGTGATCCGGAGCATCCCGTTGTTACTGAGAAGATCATGGGGAGGCATCTCACTGCTTATGGGGGTGATTATGGGCTGCCAGAGCATCACCCCATTTTCAGAGGATGGGGGCACTGCTGttattgggggtggggtgggatgggttGCTCAGGAAGGACGGAGAATTTAGCAGCTTAACGGCTCTGCCAGTACTAGGGAGACATGGCTTCTAATcgctgggctgctgctgcctccctgtcGGACATTGGCCCAGTGGTGgtgctgctccgtgcctcagtttccccagcactGCAACAGGGACAGTAGCCCTGCCCAGCCTCACAAATGGTTGTGGGATAAGCACAGCACCtgctctggggtgctgccgtgatGGAAGCCACCTGGCACCGGAGAGCTATTCATTTCTGTGTTGTAGAGCTGCTGGGGGAAGTGGGGGCTCTGTTACTGCGGCAACGCATGAGAAGGGGAACtaggaggagaggggtgggctCAGGCCAGCTCATGGAGATCTTTGCCGGCTGGCTTAAGatttcatccctccccccacaacaggtCAGATGTTTCCATGGAACGTGCCCTTGGGGCAGCCTCTGGGTGGAAGTGGATGATGGAGCAGAGTTGGGGGAGACTGGCCCCCCCTTGACACCACACGATCCCAGTGTGTTTATCCATGAGGGGCTCTGCTATCGCCCTACGGTACAGGCAGGGTAGCTGCGGGGCAGGGAAACAGCTTGCTCACGCCTGACTCCTTAGCGAGCCCCTTACCTGTGTGTCACCCGTCCTCCTCAAGACACCCCCGGCCAACGATTCCCTGTCGCTCTCTCCCTGCAGTAAACCAGCGACGTCGCCGACTGTTCCCATCACCACAGCCGCCATGCAGCTCCTGATCCTCGCCGTGCTGGTCGCCGGGGCAGCGGCAGGTAGGGAAGAGCCTGGCGAGAAGCCACCGttgggcggggtgggagggttCTGCAGTTTCGCCACAGGCCCTACAGGAGTGTCTCAGACATGGTATAAGAGAAGTTGCTTCTCAGGAAGTGCAGAGTTCCAGGAAGAGCCTAAATCGGTTCCACAGGTTGTGAAAGGGGATTAACATAGACAGGCCTCATCGCTGATGAGCATCCATTGCTTGTGGGGACGGCCAGGAGCCCTGATTTCACAAGGGGTTTTCGTCCTGCgtcaggacagaagggaagaattTTGAAATTTCCCACAAACTGGAATGTTTTTTGGGGAGGAAAATCTGCTTCTCTGAGACTTCAATGTCTTTACATGCAAAGCTTTTGTCAAAACATACAGAGCAGAGCTCCATTTCGAATAGGACGCTAATTCTTTTAAGAAAAAATCAGGCGTataaaactattaaaaaaaaatcgaaaTGGCTTTTTTCCAATAATGTCAGACTACACATCCCATGACTCACCAGGCACCACTAGATAAGGAGAagccagtgcatcatgggagtcccGGGCTTTGAGGCATCCTGGGAGCTGTAGTTTGATTGTGGAGGCCGGCCCAGAGAGGTTGATTTGTTTAGATCTGATAAAAGAAGTTCCCTGGCTACCAGCTCATTTTCAGACATTTTCAGCTTCAGCCAAATGGCATTTTCCAATAGGAAGAAAAAAGTTtcaattatttgtattgcggCAAAGCCAAGAAACGCCACTCGGTGACCgactctgggcactgctgagcctGTGCTAACGGTGATTTCCGGAGACCGATCATTTGATCAGCTCTGGGGGCTTTTTCTTGGAAACAGCAAAAGGCGCTTTCCTGACTCTAGGGCCGCAGTTCCCAATCACTGGTCCACAGAGCGGTGGGGGGCCATGAACCCCTGCCAGGCCACACCCCCGGCTGCTAACGAGCCCCGCCCACCAGGGAGCTCCGTTCCCTATAAGGTGCGCGCCTCTGTGCCCGCTAacaattctcctccctccctcccccggcgaGTGGCGCTGCAGACTGCCCTGTGTGCTGTGGCTGCAGCCGGGCCgtggtgaggctgtccctgccGGGCGAGCCTCACCAGGGCCTTGGTTCCAGCTCCGCTGGCAACCACGTGGCCTGGCTGATGTGGCTGCATGGTGGGCGGCTGCCCCGTGTCCTTCCTGCTGCAGGGCCGAGCGGGCCAGGGGCAGGCACATCAGGAGAAAGACagagctgctctccctcccccatggcaaGCTGCGCAGAAATGGGGGTGTTGAACCCCGTGTGGCCTATGAGCCGGTTCTGCCTGGGACAGCCGCAGGTCACCTCGTGCTCTGCACGGCTGTGCACAAGTGgcagctcacaaaagctcatggccCTTCTGCCACCAGTCAATTCATTCGGCCGTGGCTGATGCTCACCCCGGCCCCTGGCCGGCTGCTGGCTGACGTGAACCTCTCTCCACAGCAGCCTTACAGGGAGGGGAACGCATAGTCCCTGGTGGGAAGCCCTGCatccctggctcccggccctacCAGGTGGCTCTCGTGAAGGACGGCCACATCCACTGCGGCGGGAGCCTGGTAGAGAAGAAGTGGGTGTTGACTGCCGCGCACTGCAACAAAGACCTCGGGTACGTTggcatggaggtggggggaggaaggaggaggccacGTCCCCAGTTCTTATCTTCTCCTTGGGGTCCCCCCATCTGTGCCCACGtctcccactgcccctcccaaATCTCAGCCTCACCCTCCCGTTTTTTCAGCCCTCGCACcattttgtggctcttctctgcacccttagATATGGCTGCCCAGCCCGGAGGTGGCAGGCCCGTATGGCTCTCCCCAGTGGTGTGGACAGAAGGAAGCTCACCCCCCGGCACTTGCCAGCATCAGTCCTTGGAGCATCCCCCTGGTTCTTCAAAATACAGGGCTCCTTGCTGCCAGACTGGGGCCAGACAGGAGCTCCCAGcttctgcagctctgctccaACCTGCAAGAAGGCTCCAagcagcatgtggggggaggaggaaggaagctcCAAGCCCCAGGCCACCAGGAGAAGCTGCGTAGGGGTGGACACCAGGCTCTTGGAAGAAGCTGCgtgaatggaggttgggtgcttAGTTGTATACAGCCCCATCTTTCATAAACTGATCCTGGATCCTTTGCCCCTGGGTTTTGGCTTGGGGGGACCAGATCGCTCAGCAATATTGGGATCATCCCACTGTTGAAGGTCTGCCTTCTGTATGCAACCCTACCCCCGCCTGAAAAAACATGACCTGGCTTTTCACACTGCCCTCGGCTCCCCCTACTCATGAGACCCACTAAATATGGTTCGTTTTACTGTTCACTCATCCAGTGCACTATGGTCGCTCATCCCAAGTTACACCTCCGTGTGGTAGCACCGAGAATGGCAAAGAGGAAATCTGGGTCAAAGAATTTCTACTTCTCAAGTGAATCTGAATATCAGGGGAGAAAAGTTTATTTTGGTTGTTGTGAAAATGTTCTCAAAATAAACTAACAGGGCCCTCAGAAAGAAATAGGCTCAGATGCAAATTGTAGCATGTTTGAAAAAGTGGACAAGAGATATTGAAATTTTTAAACATATGATTAGTATgttttcatttattattattatcagggctcaacaaactattgaatctactcgcctgtggcaagtagatttcaacCTGGAGTCCCGTTTACCGGTGGcgtgtgcatgcgcagtgcggggctggcaagtggctTTCGCTGCCGTTTTTCAAGCCctgattattaattattattattattcttcaAGAATGATAATGCCTGTTTAGCCtgactcaggggctgtgtctacattggcacccttttccggaaaagggatgctaatgagacaagtcggaattgcaaatgccacgggggatttaaatatcccccgcggcatttgcatgaacatggctgccgcttttttccggctcggggctttgccggagaaatcgccagtctagacgggataattaggaaaataaagccttttccggaagatcccttattcctcttaaaatcaggaataagggatcttccagaaaaggctttattttccgaaagatcctgtctagactggcgcttttctccggcaatgCCCCAAAccagaaaaaagcgtcagccatgttcatgcaattccaacttgtctcattagcatcccttttccggaaaagagtgccaatgtagacacagctaggatgtatctatactgcacccttaactggaaataatctatgcaatttgtACTACACAacttacatagcttatttcgaggttattTCAGCTGGTTAAAATTGGGCAGAAGAAGCAGCCGTGTCAGCAACAGTGGCTAAGAATGTGAGGAAGGGGATTCGTAAGACCGGAGAACAACTAACGAACTATATTGCGTAGGTGTGGCAGGAGAACAAAGCAGTTTATGTCCAGCTATTGGGACTAAAAATTACTGGACCAACTTTGCAGTGCACAATACCATGGAAATGGAGGATACATGCATAGGGTGAAACTTGTGTATAAAGTAACCAATACTTGTATTTTTGTGTCTGTGGCCTGCCCCATACCAACCCTTCCCCATGACTCTGCTCAGTTCGATGAAGGCGAAGTGTGTGCCAAGAAAAAAACAAGATGCATCTGGAGTCAAACTGAGCCCTACGGGACCCAAGCTGGCAAGGTCTCAGAGGTCGCCTCGGCCCCAGGAATTCCACTCATGGCCTAACACTTCTTGCTTCTCTGCCATGAGCTTTGACTCGCCTCCCCTTGATCTCCTCCTTTGCCCTGTCTCTATGCAGGTCAGTGCGGGTACATCTGGGAGATTATGACCTGCAGACGTACGAAGGCACAGAACAGTTTCGAAGAGTTAAAAATATCATCGTGCACCCGGAGTATAATCGCCGCCCCCGGGACAATGACTTCATGCTCCTGGAGTTGGATGAACCGGCTGAACTCAATAGCAACGTGAAAACAATCGGCCTGGCGACCCAGTGTCCTGCGCCTGGAACAAAGTGCACCGTGTCAGGATGGGGCACCGTCACGACCCCCGAACGTAAGGGGCACTGGGGCATGGAAGGGAGGGATTGAGGTTGGGCTCAGCGTCGGGAAGGGGGTTGATGATCGTTAGGGAGACCTTGCTAACGGGTTGTCAACAGTCTTTGGCTTCTCACACGGGACATTTTTCAACTTGAAATAATTGTTGCTGCAAAATGCAGCTTCGACAAAACCAACATCTGGGGAGATCTcacaagaatataagaacataagaatggccagacagagtcagaccaaaggtccatctagcccagtgtcctgactgccgacagtggccaatgccatacgccccagagggaggggtcaccacacataatcctcacatgatccctcccctgtcacccacctccagagaaacagaggccagggacaccattcctacccatgctggctaatagccagggctcgacaaattgctGAATCTACACgtccatggcaagtagatttcggGTGGTTGCGCTGCGAgccccattcaccagcgcttTGCATGTGCACAGTGCTGGTCTTACGCCTGCACAGCACGGGGCCGGCAAGTGGCTCTGGCCGGAGTTTGGCTAGACctgctaacagccattgatggtcctaacctccatgaatctatctagctcttttttgaaccctgtgaaaattctagccttcaccgcatcctctggcaagaggttccacaggttgagtgtgcACTGAGtccagaaaaacttccttttgtttgttttaaacttgaggcctattaattttatttcgtgacccctagttcttatattgtgggaataagtaaataatgtaTCCTTATTCCAATtgtttccataccagtcatgattttagagacctctagcaaATCACcctcttaatctcctcttttctaagctaaaaagtcccagtcttttactctctcttcatatgggacccgttccaaacccctcatcatttctgttgcccttttctgaaccttttccaatgccaatatatctttttggagatgaggcgaccacatctgtacgcaatattcaagatgtgggcgtactatggttttatacagaggcaataagatattttctgtcttactctctatcccctttttcATTATTACTatcattctgtttccttttttgaccgtcgctgcacactgagtggatgttttcagagaactatccacaaggattccaagatctctctcttgagtatctgtagctaaatgagtccccatcatattgtacgtgtagttgggattattttttctaatatgcATAACTTAACATTgatcaacatttaatttcatttgctgttttgttgcccaatcacatagggtatgtctacactagccccctagtatGAACTATGGAGgttaatgtaggtattcgaagttgcaaatgaagcctgggatttaaatatctcgggctttatttgcatcttcccatcgggtcaccatttttaattttcattagtccggactaactgccatGGCAACTCGCgtcagggacccggtagttcgaattaaagccctaatttgaactacttgttattcctcctgcaagtcATCAGGtagggaagctgatttaaatgacaaGTTATAAACCACAGTCAACAGTTCAgcaatttcctatttgagttcTATTAGAATTCTTGGGTgactgccatctggtcccagggagttttaatgtttattttatccagaatagcctctccccttgtgggttccagaaccagttgctccaagaagcagtcatttaaggtatcaagaaattttacctctgcatcccatcctgaggtgacgtggATCCACTCAATATAGGGATAGAttaaatcccccactattacattgttttttcttttgatagcctctgtaatctccctcagcatttcatcACTATCCCTTTCTTTATATTTTagtattggagcatggaattactacccatagagattctatggaacatcgAAGGTCCTTTAAGATtcttacttcatttgattctatattttcttacacatatagtgccactcccccatcaGCACAACCTGTTCTATCTTTCCGATATATCTTGTATGACTGTATATCTCATTTGtttccaaaacacacacacacacacacagacacacacacacacacacacacacacacacacacacacacacacacacacacaaacttttccTTTTGAAAACACGGAGACGCAATGGTATCTTTTTCTATTTGATACATTTTCTCAGGAAATTTCATTTCCTTTTGATTTCAGAGCAATTTTAAAACACTATGAAGTCTCATGTTACCTGTAACTTAAAAGCCCACTACTTGGACTTTACCCACTGAAACTCATGACACTGTGCATTTTTGgaagtctctaatgtgccacaggactactcgttggtTTTAAAATGTCACAGACGTGCTTCCGGTCACAAGGAAAACTAAAATATCGCAACATTTGGTATCCAACAATAACGACTCATTTGACCTGAAATGAGggtttttctggcttttctgttaGTAAAATATCTCCTGTTTTAGAAAAGGAATatgggcagatcccagctgggtcaatgggctgtagctccattggagtcaatcTGACAGATCCCAGCTGCGCTGTAGCTCCATTGcagtcaatgggccagatcccagctgggtcaatgggccgtaggtTTAGTGGGGTCAGTGGGACCAGATCCTGAGCTGGGGTCAAGCAGACACCGTTCTATTGGGGTCAGTGGATCTATGCCAGTTGAGGGCCTTACACAAAGGTTAAGTCTCTTGCACCCTCCTCACAAGCGTGTTTTCCTGTCATTGCCCAGTGAAGCTCACCCCCATCTTACAGTGCGCAGATATCTACAGTATCAGCGAGGACAGGTGCAAGGAGAGTTACAAGGACTTGATCACAGAGAACATGCTCTGCGCCGGCGTGGAAGAGGGCGGGAGAAGCTCATGCGAGGTAAGGGGCAACCTTGGAGATCGGGGCAGGTGCCGGGTGTCGGCGCTCACAGGGCTCGGTACTGTCCTATCCCCGGCGACCTCCAAATCcttccaggctgctgctgaggGGCAGTCGCCAGCTCGTCTACTTGCCCCCTGGAAGAGCAGCCAGTCTGCCCTCCAGCTACACCAAGGCCTAAATGCTCCAGTCACTTCTTTGgcctgccctgacccccagcaCTGGTGGAGAAAACTGAGTTCACCTGACCCCATTTCTGCTCTTTACACCCTTCCTCTCTGTTTGTCCCTGCTGCCCCTtgtggtgtctgtctgtctgtcacccTCTGCTGAAGGGGATGGGcctgttgtgtgtctgtgtgtgtgtatgtgtctgagtGTCTGTGTCATCCCCTGCCGGAGGGGAtgggagctctgtgtgtgtgtgtgtgtgtgtgtgtgtgtgtgtgtgtgtgtgtgtgtgtgtgtctactgccccctgctggaggggccgggccctgctcGCTGTGCACACGCACTGGGGTGTGGCTGTGTTTGCTGATACCTCCGTGTTTCTTTGCAGGGTGATTCCGGAGGCCCACTGGTCTGTAATGGGATGCTGCATGGCGTGGTCTCCTGGGGAACAGCCGTCTGTGCCCAGCGGGGATATCCTGGGGTCTACGCCAATGTCTGCAAAGCCGTCCAGTGGGTGAGGGACACCATAAGGGACAGGCCCACCTAATGGGACTGAGGACTCACAGCACAGCACGCCTGCCACAGTAACccaccaggcccctctccacgCCCCCGCCATGCCTCTCCTCACCTCATCACAGCACCCGGGGGATATCGAGTGGAGTGTGGAGAGATTGCTCGGGCAGCACTGCGCTGGGGGTATTGC includes:
- the LOC142819470 gene encoding trypsin-like — encoded protein: MQLLILAVLVAGAAAAALQGGERIVPGGKPCIPGSRPYQVALVKDGHIHCGGSLVEKKWVLTAAHCNKDLGSVRVHLGDYDLQTYEGTEQFRRVKNIIVHPEYNRRPRDNDFMLLELDEPAELNSNVKTIGLATQCPAPGTKCTVSGWGTVTTPELKLTPILQCADIYSISEDRCKESYKDLITENMLCAGVEEGGRSSCEGDSGGPLVCNGMLHGVVSWGTAVCAQRGYPGVYANVCKAVQWVRDTIRDRPT